Proteins encoded within one genomic window of Jiangella mangrovi:
- a CDS encoding glycoside hydrolase family 55 protein has translation MNRRQLLRTAGIAGVATATLGAVSASAQAAPAVDVSGATTPQDFGAAGDGVADDTDAIQQAIDAQQAKPNKLVYFPPGTYRITRTLVIPDVEKTEATNFNRIVLAGAGTMGSRTSIIDVDFNGTGIQCGAPLSAFRGLAFVTPASQTNSVAIQTKRDDTLPVGLANTDDTDATITECTFVEFFTAVKHVGRGLVFTNNLVAVGDVGLDISWPTAGVAGTNVHVLPYGMRKWLIEGNHFHSMSFAIRTTGADADHFRGAIIANNILDIGRRLFTGGIINSTFSGNVVENGATNATDAAVISVQSGGSNLTFTGNVLGGGEPGGGARPRHAIEFRPEAAGRNVTITGNSFNWVDGSPVYFAAAASEVTITANSFDNWNLVAEERWSAVRVNGNATGMSVMGNAFGANTVAGAPPVRVIGTLAGSTVVGNIVDGASGLVYADAFGPDNYIERRSSGARQHELSAAKNGALVVRATTAPAPGTDAYGSFVAASEQATGAGPGVKGGVRVVPANASGAAAVELLCSTNDTNGVASMRVDINGLVPTVDNARDIGSADRKIRTVFAHNLQLTVVSAADLGEPAAGTVALVQDASTGSGVLAVGDGTAWRRLPLGGPLRNS, from the coding sequence GTGAACAGGCGTCAGCTCCTCCGTACCGCCGGCATCGCGGGGGTCGCCACCGCGACGCTCGGCGCGGTGAGCGCGTCGGCGCAGGCGGCACCCGCCGTCGACGTGTCCGGCGCCACGACCCCGCAGGACTTCGGCGCCGCCGGTGACGGCGTCGCCGACGACACCGACGCCATCCAGCAGGCCATCGACGCCCAGCAGGCCAAGCCGAACAAGCTCGTCTACTTCCCGCCGGGCACCTACCGCATCACGCGCACGCTCGTGATCCCCGATGTTGAGAAGACGGAGGCCACGAACTTCAACCGGATCGTCCTCGCCGGCGCGGGGACCATGGGGTCGCGGACGTCGATCATCGACGTCGACTTCAACGGCACGGGGATCCAGTGCGGCGCGCCCCTGTCGGCCTTCCGCGGCCTGGCCTTCGTCACCCCCGCGAGCCAGACGAACTCGGTGGCCATCCAGACCAAACGCGACGACACACTGCCCGTGGGACTCGCGAACACCGACGACACCGACGCCACCATCACCGAGTGCACGTTCGTCGAGTTCTTCACCGCGGTGAAGCACGTCGGCCGCGGACTGGTGTTCACCAACAACCTCGTCGCCGTCGGCGATGTGGGCCTCGACATCTCGTGGCCCACCGCGGGCGTCGCCGGCACCAACGTCCACGTGCTGCCGTACGGAATGCGCAAGTGGCTCATCGAGGGCAACCACTTCCACAGCATGAGCTTCGCGATCAGGACGACCGGCGCCGATGCGGACCACTTCCGTGGCGCGATCATCGCGAACAACATCCTCGACATCGGCCGGCGGTTGTTCACCGGCGGCATCATCAACTCGACGTTCTCCGGCAACGTCGTCGAGAACGGGGCCACCAACGCCACCGACGCCGCCGTGATCTCGGTGCAGTCGGGAGGCTCCAACCTCACCTTCACCGGGAACGTCCTGGGCGGGGGCGAGCCGGGTGGGGGCGCGCGGCCGCGACACGCCATCGAGTTCCGTCCCGAGGCGGCCGGGCGCAACGTCACGATCACCGGCAACAGCTTCAACTGGGTCGACGGGTCGCCGGTCTACTTCGCCGCGGCGGCGTCGGAGGTCACGATCACGGCGAACTCGTTCGACAACTGGAACCTCGTCGCCGAGGAGCGGTGGAGCGCCGTCCGCGTCAACGGGAACGCCACCGGGATGTCGGTCATGGGCAACGCGTTCGGTGCGAACACCGTCGCCGGCGCACCCCCGGTGCGGGTGATCGGGACGCTGGCCGGATCGACCGTCGTGGGCAACATCGTCGACGGCGCGAGCGGTCTCGTGTACGCCGACGCGTTCGGGCCGGACAACTACATCGAGCGCCGCAGCTCCGGCGCGCGCCAGCACGAGCTCAGCGCGGCGAAGAACGGCGCACTCGTCGTCCGGGCGACCACCGCGCCCGCCCCCGGCACCGACGCGTACGGCAGCTTCGTCGCCGCGTCGGAGCAGGCGACCGGCGCAGGACCGGGGGTGAAGGGCGGCGTGCGGGTCGTCCCGGCCAATGCGTCGGGCGCGGCCGCCGTCGAGCTGCTCTGCTCGACGAACGACACCAACGGCGTCGCGTCCATGCGCGTGGACATCAACGGGCTCGTTCCCACCGTCGACAACGCCCGCGACATCGGCTCGGCGGACCGGAAGATCCGGACCGTCTTCGCGCACAACCTGCAGCTCACCGTCGTCTCGGCGGCCGATCTGGGGGAGCCGGCCGCGGGCACGGTGGCCCTGGTGCAGGACGCGTCGACCGGCTCCGGCGTGCTCGCCGTCGGCGACGGCACGGCCTGGCGGCGCCTGCCGCTGGGTGGACCGCTCCGGAACTCCTGA
- a CDS encoding sulfatase family protein — MTAAERPNVVLIHWHDVGTHLGAYGHGDVTSPAVDRLAAEGLRFDRAFCTAPLCSPARGSLFTGRYPHTNGLMGLVNRGWEYGPGERTAPSLLSELGYRSALIGQQHESRDPYRLGFDEVHPWLTGPARCGPVAQKAVQWLEAAPAEPFFLTVGFFETHRPYTAEEYPPVDPGSVEVPPYLPDNQHTRADLGAFLGSIRVADAATGRVLDAIDRAGLAESTLVLFTTDHGIAYPRAKGTLYDPGIGVAFLARPPRSWGVAPGAPDGLLSHVDVLPTLLELAGGEVPPSVQGHSFAHVLRGEPGPRRTEVFAEKNHHDEYDPIRGIRTDRFAYIRNLDPGTPPRLSGDIERSPVRLGLGEDRLRPRPGEELYDLDDDPWQLHDLADDASYALVKADLAARLEAWMTETGDPALDQHEDTGRR; from the coding sequence ATGACCGCGGCCGAGCGCCCGAACGTGGTGCTGATCCACTGGCACGACGTCGGCACGCATCTGGGTGCGTACGGCCATGGTGACGTGACCAGTCCTGCCGTCGATCGGCTGGCCGCCGAGGGCCTGCGGTTCGACCGGGCGTTCTGCACGGCGCCGTTGTGCAGCCCGGCCCGGGGCTCGTTGTTCACCGGCCGTTACCCGCACACGAACGGGCTGATGGGTCTGGTGAACCGGGGTTGGGAGTACGGGCCGGGTGAGCGGACGGCGCCGTCGTTGTTGTCCGAGCTCGGTTACCGGAGCGCTCTGATCGGTCAGCAGCACGAGAGCCGGGACCCGTACCGGCTCGGTTTCGACGAGGTCCATCCCTGGCTCACGGGTCCGGCCCGGTGCGGGCCGGTGGCGCAGAAGGCGGTGCAATGGCTGGAGGCGGCACCGGCGGAGCCGTTCTTCCTCACGGTCGGGTTCTTCGAGACGCACCGCCCGTATACGGCGGAGGAATACCCGCCGGTCGACCCGGGGTCGGTCGAGGTTCCGCCGTACCTGCCGGACAACCAGCACACGCGGGCGGATCTGGGCGCGTTCCTCGGCTCGATCCGGGTCGCCGACGCCGCGACCGGGCGCGTCCTCGACGCCATCGATCGGGCCGGCCTGGCGGAGTCGACGCTGGTGCTGTTCACCACCGATCACGGGATCGCGTACCCGCGGGCGAAGGGCACGCTGTACGACCCCGGCATCGGGGTGGCGTTCCTCGCCCGGCCGCCACGCTCGTGGGGTGTCGCGCCGGGTGCTCCGGACGGGCTGCTCAGCCATGTCGATGTGCTGCCGACGCTGCTCGAGCTGGCCGGTGGGGAGGTGCCGCCGTCCGTCCAGGGGCACAGCTTCGCTCACGTCCTGCGTGGCGAGCCCGGCCCGCGGCGCACGGAGGTCTTCGCGGAGAAGAACCACCACGACGAGTACGACCCGATCCGGGGGATCCGCACCGACCGGTTCGCCTACATCCGCAACCTCGATCCGGGCACGCCGCCGAGGCTGTCCGGTGACATCGAGCGCAGCCCGGTGCGGCTGGGCCTGGGTGAGGATCGCCTGCGGCCCCGGCCGGGCGAGGAGCTCTACGACCTCGACGACGACCCCTGGCAGCTGCACGACCTCGCCGACGACGCGTCGTACGCGCTGGTGAAAGCCGATCTCGCGGCGCGTCTCGAGGCCTGGATGACCGAGACCGGCGATCCGGCGCTGGACCAGCACGAGGACACGGGGAGACGATGA
- a CDS encoding sulfatase family protein, with protein sequence MSDHPPAQTRPNIVLVVMDDLGYGDLSCMGNTIVRTPRIDSVAAEGITVRHMYAASAVCTPSRAALLTGRYPQRVGLPKVLNPRDGTGLPSFEYTLPQLLRDAGYRTAMFGKWHLGCRPEHYPTRHGFDEYAGLLYSNDMHPVELFEGEEITTADVDQAALTRTYTDQAIAFVERHSIERRAHEPFFVYLAHTMPHIPLHVEDEFSGRSAGGRYGDVVESLDHHVGRLLDRLDDLGLADDTLVMVTSDNGPWFEGSTGGLRGTKLHTYEGGIRVPFVARWPGRIPEGVVSDEVVCLFDLLPTLAGLAGGAVPGDRPIDGVDITDVLTGGVQPEPRALFFFHWWTLNAVRWGRWKLHLDRFPRDPNRAQGRELPQLFDLELDPAETYDLRHGNPGVVEHLTELAAAFEAEIAGQRDAAEARAAGRATLP encoded by the coding sequence ATGAGCGACCATCCGCCCGCCCAGACCCGGCCGAACATCGTCCTGGTGGTGATGGACGACCTCGGCTACGGCGACCTGAGCTGCATGGGGAACACGATCGTGCGGACGCCGCGGATCGACTCGGTCGCCGCCGAGGGGATCACGGTGCGGCACATGTACGCGGCCTCGGCGGTGTGCACCCCGTCGCGCGCGGCGTTGCTGACCGGCCGGTATCCGCAGCGGGTCGGTCTGCCGAAGGTGCTGAACCCGCGCGACGGGACCGGGTTGCCGTCGTTCGAGTACACGTTGCCGCAGCTGCTGCGCGATGCCGGCTACCGGACGGCCATGTTCGGCAAGTGGCATCTGGGGTGCCGGCCGGAGCACTACCCGACCCGGCACGGCTTCGACGAGTACGCCGGGCTGCTCTACAGCAACGACATGCACCCGGTCGAGCTGTTCGAGGGGGAGGAGATCACCACTGCCGACGTCGACCAGGCGGCGCTCACCCGTACCTACACCGACCAGGCCATCGCCTTCGTCGAGCGGCACAGTATCGAACGGCGCGCCCACGAGCCGTTCTTCGTGTATCTCGCGCACACCATGCCGCACATCCCGCTGCATGTGGAGGACGAGTTCAGCGGCCGGTCGGCCGGCGGCCGGTACGGCGACGTCGTCGAGAGCCTGGACCACCATGTCGGGCGGCTGCTCGACCGGCTGGACGACCTCGGCCTGGCCGACGACACGCTGGTGATGGTGACCAGTGACAACGGGCCGTGGTTCGAGGGCAGCACCGGGGGACTGCGCGGCACCAAGCTGCACACGTACGAGGGTGGCATCCGGGTCCCGTTCGTCGCACGCTGGCCGGGGCGGATCCCGGAGGGCGTGGTGTCCGACGAGGTGGTGTGCCTGTTCGACCTGCTGCCGACGCTGGCCGGGCTGGCCGGGGGAGCGGTGCCGGGGGATCGGCCGATCGACGGGGTCGACATCACCGACGTCCTCACGGGCGGCGTGCAGCCGGAGCCGCGGGCGTTGTTCTTCTTCCACTGGTGGACACTCAACGCGGTGCGGTGGGGGCGCTGGAAGCTGCATCTGGACCGCTTTCCGCGTGACCCGAACCGCGCCCAGGGCCGGGAGCTGCCCCAGTTGTTCGACCTCGAGCTGGACCCGGCGGAGACCTACGACCTACGGCACGGGAATCCTGGCGTGGTCGAGCACCTCACCGAGCTGGCGGCGGCCTTCGAGGCCGAGATCGCCGGCCAGCGCGATGCCGCGGAGGCCCGCGCGGCCGGTCGAGCGACCCTGCCGTAG
- a CDS encoding fumarylacetoacetate hydrolase family protein has product MRLASHLADGVERWGFVIDEPATGQTWVVEPARAEAFLARYASIPSSGLVASRPRFRGDDWPTTLVGFLALEDEGMAALSRLVAYVERFVARSDATLLPKAGLPLEEVELLAPVPRPRLYWGLVANAPSFVRNRPGIPLVNLFPLGHQRPQGAAIGPGAPVTFRNGHHLPLMAYNVELAVVIGRAGRYIPLERAMEHVAGYTVVNDVSGTYYYDIVPGNAGRGYSLPEGYSDWLYQVTASWGGKKADTLAPMGPFLVTRDEVGDPYDLLMYTRQTGRTRDRAHSGATLLGIERVISWYSSFASLYPGDVLHFATMGVDGLPVLPEDVADPRTRLEVEIEDVGTLVNPVAVAESPVSLESHPSYAVRQVAASGASALESPDAWTPGSARHFYTSFGNHVGAEETDGLARLEVPRFLNGPASSLGVSGPLEIPPRATDLVVSIELAVVVRALAAEAQDGRELVLGYAPLISVCDRSFADAVVEPARTGERGIPAMYGRWADGFNVVGAPLTPLPGHDWRGRAMSLTAGSLTAGSRMVSGSTSEYIAGPDDLIRTISAMITLFPGDVITLGSAAARLVLSRAEYEAGIVVRGGIEGLGEVCADLAPHGSAGRA; this is encoded by the coding sequence GTGAGGCTCGCCAGCCATCTCGCCGACGGCGTCGAACGGTGGGGTTTCGTCATCGACGAGCCGGCGACCGGGCAGACCTGGGTGGTCGAGCCCGCGCGGGCCGAGGCCTTCCTCGCCCGGTACGCGTCGATCCCGTCGTCCGGCCTCGTCGCCAGTCGTCCCCGGTTCCGCGGGGACGACTGGCCGACCACGCTCGTGGGGTTCCTCGCCCTCGAGGACGAGGGCATGGCGGCGCTGTCGCGGCTGGTCGCGTACGTCGAGCGGTTCGTGGCCCGGTCGGACGCCACGCTGCTGCCGAAGGCCGGGCTCCCGCTGGAGGAGGTCGAGCTCCTGGCGCCCGTTCCCCGGCCGCGGCTCTACTGGGGGCTGGTCGCGAACGCTCCGTCGTTCGTGCGGAACAGGCCGGGCATCCCCCTCGTCAACCTCTTCCCGCTCGGGCACCAACGACCGCAGGGGGCGGCGATCGGCCCGGGCGCGCCGGTGACGTTCCGGAACGGTCACCACCTGCCCCTCATGGCCTACAACGTCGAGCTGGCCGTGGTGATCGGCAGGGCCGGCCGGTACATCCCGCTGGAGCGGGCCATGGAGCACGTCGCCGGCTACACCGTGGTGAACGACGTGTCCGGCACCTACTACTACGACATCGTCCCGGGCAACGCCGGACGCGGGTACTCGTTACCGGAGGGCTACAGCGACTGGCTGTACCAGGTGACCGCCTCGTGGGGCGGGAAGAAGGCCGACACGCTCGCCCCGATGGGCCCGTTCCTCGTGACGAGGGACGAGGTCGGCGATCCGTACGACCTGCTGATGTACACCCGGCAGACGGGGCGGACGCGGGACCGCGCGCACAGCGGGGCGACCCTGCTGGGGATCGAGCGCGTCATCTCCTGGTACTCGTCGTTCGCCTCGTTGTACCCGGGCGACGTCCTCCACTTCGCGACCATGGGGGTCGACGGGCTGCCGGTGTTGCCGGAGGACGTGGCCGACCCGCGGACCCGCCTGGAGGTCGAGATCGAGGACGTCGGAACGCTGGTGAACCCGGTGGCCGTCGCCGAGAGCCCGGTGTCGCTGGAGTCGCACCCGTCCTATGCGGTGCGGCAGGTGGCGGCCTCCGGCGCGTCCGCGCTGGAGTCGCCGGACGCTTGGACGCCCGGGTCGGCCCGGCACTTCTACACGTCGTTCGGCAACCACGTCGGCGCCGAGGAGACCGACGGGCTCGCCCGGCTCGAGGTGCCGCGGTTCCTCAACGGGCCCGCGAGCTCCCTGGGCGTCAGCGGCCCCCTGGAGATCCCGCCGCGCGCCACCGACCTCGTCGTGAGCATCGAGCTCGCCGTCGTCGTCCGTGCCCTCGCGGCCGAGGCGCAGGACGGGCGAGAGCTCGTGCTCGGGTACGCGCCGCTGATCTCGGTGTGCGACCGCTCGTTCGCCGACGCGGTCGTCGAGCCGGCGCGGACCGGTGAACGCGGCATCCCCGCCATGTACGGCCGGTGGGCCGACGGGTTCAACGTGGTGGGAGCGCCGCTCACGCCGCTCCCCGGCCACGACTGGCGCGGCCGGGCCATGTCGCTGACGGCCGGTTCGCTGACGGCCGGTTCGCGGATGGTGAGCGGTTCGACCTCGGAGTACATCGCCGGACCGGACGACCTCATCAGGACCATCTCGGCCATGATCACGCTGTTCCCCGGCGACGTCATCACGCTCGGGTCGGCCGCGGCGCGGCTCGTGCTCAGCCGGGCCGAGTACGAGGCCGGCATCGTCGTCCGCGGCGGCATCGAGGGCCTCGGGGAGGTGTGCGCCGATCTCGCGCCGCACGGATCGGCCGGCCGCGCATGA
- a CDS encoding TIM-barrel domain-containing protein — protein MDRGIVRRSAAGIVALPLAVAALVAPAAAGPEAAEPATAIDSEDTIVVRGQTYDLRILKDGFRYSFTDATGTQIVPPHGESGVRLRPDGETEFADAVDADLVSRPNARTAIVAVTLEDGSRLTVNLRPFDSYVRISVGNLPGDGGTVDFRTGPVAPAYGLGDHGSWADGSTEQGESCNSRVRARPTTELTGLELDDVTNGGSCQRFISNFTVFPKQRFGQVWFEDGQKRVALTQSENRLGAQGVDRVDALYYFAGRDLEQVYADYRHVRAEHGYYDGRPHPEFFGLGWEAFGALRWDTYQSSVTETVQRFLDEGYPLSWGVVGSGFWPGARSTQEEGTTNSFGMWDDTAEPGRDDGLPNPRYPDPDALKRFFADNDVKLLLGARNNFKALPEDGGNLVEKYDGPFVHEAIDRGYLVSDPDGTPTVITGAVFPDGHSYVLDGSNDDAVDWFVERLQAWGVDGWKEDAMLYTPRLHRDANWNPVLQALHESGDLVMARNAAYSLPGDILRINDTIYGTGENYHTDPDRMPVNLLNFAASGVSSLYGDYVGGTPEVPMSDPSYQKYYVRNAQFDALQPVMAFGRGPWEMGRDDLAAAVKHVALWHESMRPYIYDAALDGHETGYPYAMTPLPIAYPDDETTYGLANDTTRQYEWMLGESVLATPVFGADFETAQSRDVYLPAGKWIDIATGSVFQGPVTLDDYAMGYDRVPAFVGGKGVTVTGTADELRAQVYPIRTGSTYEFSDGDDTSHIRNDNTGWDPASLTVTDTSTRTAVDFDVDPVTGALSFPLTPGHDYRLTGGGTAEHSVPVDTTLPEPVTGLSHTEAGDLTTLRWDAAAGARGYVVSVSGHGACPTDDEVVSGATSGAVELTLGAPESVGGTYRVQAVNNIGAGPFSEGHTVVPPADDDPGPVVVTNEGEPPTCDPEHPAYEETGVWSPSAVSGFDESRTRFSREIGATATWRASLTPGAYDVAVWFPANSICSSDTTYTVRHAGGSDDIPVDQCATGGQWHSLGSHDFADGFAEVTLTVGGGTVRSDAVRFSPIG, from the coding sequence GTGGACCGAGGAATCGTCAGGCGGTCGGCCGCCGGGATCGTGGCCCTACCGCTGGCAGTCGCCGCACTGGTCGCACCGGCCGCCGCCGGGCCCGAGGCCGCCGAGCCGGCCACGGCCATCGATTCCGAGGACACCATCGTCGTGCGGGGCCAGACCTACGACCTGCGCATTCTCAAGGACGGCTTCCGGTACTCGTTCACCGACGCCACCGGCACGCAGATCGTTCCGCCGCATGGCGAGTCGGGGGTGCGGCTGCGTCCTGACGGAGAGACGGAGTTCGCCGACGCGGTCGACGCCGATCTGGTCTCTCGCCCGAACGCCCGCACCGCGATCGTCGCGGTGACGCTCGAGGACGGGTCGCGCCTGACGGTGAACCTGCGTCCCTTCGACAGCTATGTGCGCATCTCGGTGGGCAATCTGCCCGGCGACGGCGGCACCGTGGACTTCCGCACCGGCCCGGTCGCACCCGCCTACGGACTCGGCGACCACGGCTCGTGGGCCGACGGCTCGACCGAGCAGGGCGAGTCGTGCAACAGCCGGGTCCGCGCACGACCCACCACCGAGTTGACCGGGCTGGAACTGGACGACGTCACCAACGGCGGCAGCTGCCAGCGCTTCATCAGCAATTTCACCGTCTTCCCGAAGCAGCGATTCGGGCAGGTGTGGTTCGAGGACGGCCAGAAGCGGGTCGCCCTGACGCAGTCGGAGAACCGTCTCGGCGCCCAGGGCGTCGACCGGGTCGACGCGCTCTACTACTTCGCCGGCCGCGACCTCGAGCAGGTCTACGCCGACTATCGGCACGTTCGCGCAGAGCACGGCTACTACGACGGCCGCCCCCACCCGGAGTTCTTCGGACTGGGCTGGGAAGCGTTCGGAGCCCTGCGCTGGGACACGTACCAGTCGTCGGTGACCGAGACGGTGCAGCGGTTCCTCGACGAGGGCTACCCGCTGTCCTGGGGCGTCGTCGGATCCGGCTTCTGGCCGGGCGCTCGGAGCACGCAGGAGGAGGGCACGACCAACAGCTTCGGCATGTGGGACGACACCGCCGAACCGGGGCGCGACGACGGCTTGCCGAACCCGCGCTACCCCGATCCCGACGCGCTCAAGCGGTTCTTCGCGGACAACGACGTGAAGCTGTTGCTCGGCGCCCGCAACAACTTCAAGGCGCTGCCGGAGGACGGCGGCAACCTCGTCGAGAAGTACGACGGCCCGTTCGTCCACGAGGCGATCGACCGCGGCTATCTGGTCAGCGACCCCGACGGCACGCCCACGGTCATCACCGGTGCGGTGTTCCCCGACGGCCACAGCTATGTGCTCGACGGCTCGAACGACGACGCGGTGGACTGGTTCGTCGAGCGGCTGCAGGCGTGGGGCGTGGACGGGTGGAAGGAGGACGCCATGCTCTACACGCCCAGACTGCACCGCGACGCGAACTGGAATCCGGTGCTGCAGGCGTTGCACGAGTCCGGCGATCTGGTGATGGCGAGGAATGCCGCGTACTCACTGCCCGGAGACATTCTCCGGATCAACGACACGATCTACGGGACCGGCGAGAACTACCACACCGACCCAGACCGCATGCCGGTCAATCTCCTGAACTTCGCCGCCAGCGGGGTCTCCAGTCTGTACGGCGACTACGTGGGCGGAACTCCGGAAGTCCCCATGAGTGATCCGTCGTACCAGAAGTACTACGTCCGCAACGCTCAGTTCGACGCGCTGCAACCGGTGATGGCGTTCGGGCGTGGCCCCTGGGAGATGGGACGCGACGACCTCGCCGCCGCAGTGAAGCACGTGGCGCTGTGGCACGAGTCGATGCGGCCGTACATCTACGACGCGGCGCTGGACGGGCACGAGACGGGCTACCCCTACGCCATGACGCCCTTGCCCATCGCCTATCCCGACGACGAGACGACGTACGGGCTCGCCAATGACACGACCCGCCAGTACGAATGGATGCTCGGCGAGTCCGTGCTCGCGACACCGGTGTTCGGCGCCGACTTCGAGACGGCGCAGTCGCGTGACGTGTACCTCCCGGCCGGGAAGTGGATCGACATCGCGACGGGTTCGGTCTTCCAAGGGCCGGTCACCCTCGACGACTACGCGATGGGCTACGACCGGGTGCCGGCGTTCGTCGGCGGCAAGGGCGTCACCGTCACCGGAACGGCCGACGAACTGCGAGCTCAGGTCTATCCGATCCGGACCGGCTCGACCTACGAGTTCAGCGACGGTGACGACACCTCGCACATCCGCAACGACAACACGGGCTGGGACCCGGCGTCCCTCACGGTCACCGACACGTCCACGCGGACGGCGGTGGACTTCGACGTCGATCCGGTCACCGGGGCCCTGTCGTTCCCCCTGACGCCCGGCCACGACTACCGGCTCACCGGCGGCGGCACCGCGGAGCACAGCGTGCCGGTCGACACCACGCTGCCCGAGCCGGTCACCGGCCTGTCGCACACCGAGGCCGGCGATCTGACGACGCTGCGGTGGGACGCGGCGGCGGGTGCCCGCGGCTACGTGGTGTCGGTCAGCGGCCACGGCGCGTGCCCGACCGACGACGAGGTCGTCTCCGGCGCCACGAGCGGTGCGGTCGAGCTCACCCTCGGTGCGCCCGAGTCGGTCGGCGGGACCTACCGGGTACAGGCGGTCAACAACATCGGCGCGGGCCCGTTCTCCGAGGGCCACACCGTCGTCCCGCCCGCCGACGACGATCCCGGCCCTGTCGTCGTCACCAACGAGGGCGAGCCGCCCACCTGCGACCCGGAGCATCCCGCGTACGAGGAGACGGGGGTCTGGTCGCCCAGCGCCGTCAGCGGGTTCGACGAGTCCAGGACCCGTTTCAGTCGTGAGATCGGCGCGACGGCGACCTGGCGGGCCTCGCTGACGCCCGGCGCCTACGACGTCGCCGTCTGGTTCCCGGCGAACAGCATCTGCAGCTCGGACACGACCTACACGGTCCGGCACGCCGGCGGGTCGGACGACATCCCGGTGGACCAGTGCGCGACCGGCGGTCAGTGGCACTCACTCGGCAGCCATGACTTCGCCGACGGGTTCGCGGAGGTCACCCTCACCGTCGGCGGCGGGACCGTGCGGTCCGACGCCGTGCGCTTCAGTCCCATCGGGTGA
- a CDS encoding SIS domain-containing protein, with amino-acid sequence MAHDVVAALRGALPGLPPSERRIAEHVIASPAVVIDQTITELAASCSTSIASVVRFCRNVGFAGYREFRRALASSVGRDEVSLNRFGVSDSDIDPDDSARDVIAKLAFHEARSIEATAEGLDADALDRIAEAVVAAPRTDVYGVASSGLAAADLQHKLHRIGLTSYYWSDAHFALMSAAVLEPGCIAIGFSHSGLTVEIAEFLTAARRAGATTALITNFRNSPMAEKADHVLTTSTSETAYRPANMSSRIAQLAVVDFLFVRIAQRLYRSSTPELQSTYDAVQPHRLDKGRPRSAG; translated from the coding sequence GTGGCACACGATGTGGTAGCGGCGCTGCGCGGCGCGCTCCCCGGCCTGCCACCGTCCGAGCGGCGCATCGCCGAGCACGTCATCGCGAGCCCGGCGGTGGTCATCGACCAGACCATCACCGAACTCGCGGCCAGTTGCTCGACGTCCATCGCGAGCGTCGTGCGCTTCTGCCGCAACGTCGGGTTCGCCGGCTACCGGGAGTTCCGGCGTGCGCTGGCCTCGTCGGTGGGCCGCGACGAGGTGTCGCTCAACCGGTTCGGGGTGTCCGACAGCGACATCGATCCGGACGACTCGGCCCGCGACGTCATCGCCAAGCTCGCCTTCCATGAGGCCCGGTCGATCGAGGCGACCGCCGAGGGCCTGGACGCGGACGCGCTGGACCGCATCGCCGAGGCCGTCGTCGCCGCGCCGCGCACCGACGTCTACGGGGTCGCGTCCAGCGGGCTGGCCGCGGCCGATCTCCAGCACAAGCTGCACCGCATCGGACTCACGTCCTACTACTGGAGCGACGCGCACTTCGCGCTGATGAGCGCCGCCGTCCTCGAGCCGGGCTGCATCGCGATCGGCTTCTCCCACTCCGGCCTGACGGTAGAGATCGCCGAGTTCCTCACCGCCGCCCGCCGGGCCGGCGCCACCACCGCGCTGATCACGAACTTCCGCAACTCCCCGATGGCCGAGAAGGCCGACCACGTCCTCACGACGAGCACCAGCGAGACGGCCTACCGACCGGCCAACATGTCCAGCCGCATCGCCCAGCTCGCCGTCGTGGACTTCCTGTTCGTGCGGATCGCCCAGCGCCTCTACCGGAGCTCGACACCGGAGTTGCAGTCCACCTACGACGCCGTGCAGCCGCATCGCCTCGACAAGGGCCGGCCGCGGTCCGCCGGGTGA